The bacterium genome contains the following window.
GCCAACTAGACTTAGTACCAACGCTGACGATCCTTCAAAAAAAGAAGGCGACACAAAACCGCTAGTCCACATACAAGATGTATTATCTCAGAAAAAAAACGATACACCTTATAAAACTAGTTCCGTTCACACATTCAAAGATGATATGGCGGCAGAATCATCGAAGGGAAATTTTTCTATTGGTAAAATTGTTATGGCCAACAGCAAAAAGGCGCATGAAGAGGAAAACAATAATAGAAACGCACAAGATACAAACAACCATATCGGGATTAAGTTAGGTGTAATATTTTTATGCATAATAATAATTGGAGCGCTTGCATACCTGGGTTTAAACTTAGCAAAAACTCCACAAGAGGTAAGCAACCAGGCAAACCCCACAGAACAGGTTGTGAATGGTATTCTGTACTCCGAACAAAACGTAACCTTACCGGTTAACAATAAGACAAAAGCCAACATATACAAAGATATTTCCAAAGAAATATCTTCAGTGAAAATCCCAACAGGCAAGATGAAGTCTCTTATCTTTACATATCAAGAGGGGGCAAGTACCACACAAATATCTGCCTCTGATTTTTTAAACCTGATTGCACCTAGCGCACCCGACATACTTGTTAGAAATATTAGGAAAGAATATGTCTTCGGATATTATTCTTACGACACAAGTGAGCCTTTTATTATCCTAAAATCATCAAATTACGACTCTGTATTTGCTGGAATGTTAGATTGGGAAAAAAGCATGTATGCAGACTTGGGAGAACTACTAGTAAATAAAGATTCTATATCTGTAGCACCAACAAACATCACATCAGCATCAACTACCTCAACAACACCAACACCATCAACAACAGATACCGTTATAAAAACAGAATATGATACAGGTTTTGTTGATAAAATAATTTCTAATAATGACACAAGGGTTTTGTATAGACAAAATGGTAATATTGCGTTCTTTTATACCTTTTTCAATAAAGATACTGTCATTATCGCAACAAGCGAACAATCACTTCGTGAGATTATTTACAGACTTACATCAGGTAAAATAACAAGGTAATCGTCTTTGGTCATTTGGGTGGCAACGACAGTATTATTTCTTTATAAAAACTTCTGTTTTATTTTATAATTACTTTATAGAAACTTTATACCTTATTTGATACAATATACAAATGAACTTAGATATACAAAAATACAAAAACAAATTAGAAAATGAATTAACTAGACTGGAAAAAGAAATACAAGAAATATCCCAAAAAGAAAATGGAACAACATGGGAAGCTATTCAAACAGAAACAGGTGAGGATACTGCAGACAGGGAAGACGTTGCAGAATCTATTGAGAATTACGCATCAAATGTCTCCATCACTTCTGATTTAGAAAAGAATATTATTGATATAAAAGAAGCATTGTTTAAGATACAATCAAACACATATGGTCTGTGTGAAGTGTGCCAGACTGAAATAGAAGAAGATAGATTAGATGTTCTTCCTGAGGCTAGGACTTGCAAGGAACACATGAAATAGTTTTGTTTTCTTGATATTTTTATAACAGTATTTGTCTTTTTATATCCTTGGATTTCTGGTATTTTTTAACCTGTCTCATATAAA
Protein-coding sequences here:
- a CDS encoding TraR/DksA C4-type zinc finger protein — translated: MNLDIQKYKNKLENELTRLEKEIQEISQKENGTTWEAIQTETGEDTADREDVAESIENYASNVSITSDLEKNIIDIKEALFKIQSNTYGLCEVCQTEIEEDRLDVLPEARTCKEHMK